The genomic interval ACAGCTTCCTGAAGGTCTGGAACTGAATTGGGCCTCCAGAGAGCAACAGAAATGTCCTGGAAAGTGTTCTAAGAGGGGGTGAtacaaattaataataaaagcaGATGGATCTAATGGGTATAGCCACATGGAAACAGAGGGGAAAAGGGGGCATTTCATCCTTAGTATCATTTTGGGAGACTGACCCAGAGGGAGATATTTTTCTTTCCTTCACACctttttctctccctcctcccaATTTACATGTGGGAGAAATAGAATCAGACATAAGTTCCTAATGCTTCCAGGCAGTAAGTAACAGAACGATACCTGCAGCATAGCCTCAGAAACTAGCTATTGCACATTAAAACCATTTAAGGAACATGAATATTAACTTTAATTTTTCCCAGCTATTAATTGTGCATATTATTTTTCATGCAGTGGATcttcaaatccattttaaaaagcaaatgtGCAACTTCTGCACCTTTAGTCTCACCCTTGGGCACAAAAACAGGGGCAATGACACAGAACTTCCTCCAGGAAGGCGATCAGGTTGAAAATGCTCAGAGCACTACTCTGAAAAacctggaccccccccccccaattctgtCTTAGAGATTTGGCACCATATTCTGTATAGAGCAAAGAAACCCTTTAAAATAACCCACTTTCTCATTAAGTCACTAATTTCAGTACACCCTGTTCTTCAGATTTCTCATCCTAGGATCTTACACCtacctaatatatatatataatctaaTCAGTCTTACTTGCCTTTGTAGTAATTTATACACCTttctaataaatacaaaattcTAAACTGAATTTTACTGTGTCTGTCATCAAGTATTCAGTGGTTCTTAAATATGCACAAAAACATCcaatttttaaagtaattttatttacatataaaacaaaaacaaataaaaaagtgaCAAGACAGCGTTATTCAGAAAAGATCAAGAGAAGGAGTACAGATTAGTGTGAATTCCAGCaaagccacctgctggccaagggGAGAAGTGAACTTCCTGCGCTCCAAAGCAGTTTCAAAGCAGTTCTGGCTGGGGGTGAGGCCACACCTGCGAGCCTATCACTGGTTCTCCTTgtccacagacacagacaggatACGTCTTGGTCTGTCAGGAGTGGTCATCTTCACCTTCATCTGGCCAATCAGAGGAAGCAAAACATGAAGAACAGCCAATAGACTTGACTCACAATCcattatgggggaaaaaaaaaaaaaagtcactgttGATTTATGACCTATGCAACTTATAACCAATCGATTTTGACTGGTCCAAGACCACAAATGTGGCCATGACTTCACTGCCGGCAGCACCAGCATCCCCGCAAGACGGTCATTCATTCGTCTTGTGCTCAGACTAGAACCAATTACAGTCGAATGTTGACAACGACCTGTACTGAATCCATTTTCCCATTAAACGTTATGGACAAAAAGTTACTATATAGCTGTAATCTGACTACTAAAAAGCAATGCTTTACCCGTCTGAAAATAATCATGATTTGACAATTCATccttaataaaatgtaaattagtCATAATGGCCTTAGCTTGGGTAGCACAGAGTATAAGTACCTGTGAGGCATGGTCACGAGTGGAGTTGTTCTCCTTGAGGATTTGCAGAGGGGAGCGGCCTTCAACTCCCAAACCCTTGCCACACCTCTCTGAGAGTGGAGAGAGGCAGTAAACCATGAGATATGACAGCATGCTAATGTCAGGCAGTACCAATTCACCCatcactgcttatccagtacaggcaTATAAATGAACCTGGAGTCCATCttaggaagcacagggcacatgctCACACAATCTGTGCCCCTAGAGATGGACACTCATCCaagcagcatgtttttggacatgGAGGACACACACAATTAATGAGATGATCAGAAAGCACTTTGAAGAACAAAGTGTCACTAACCCCTCTGCTTCTGTTTGGTCATCTGTCCTCTGTTCTCGCTTCCGGGATTCTGTCCATTtcggagagagaggggggaggcaCCACTCCTGCCTCGGCTTTGAAGCCCCCTGGCCCTCACTCCAGCGACGccaaaccccacccccagccactGGGGCTTAAACACCACCTGACTGGGACTTTGGGTATTAAAGACAGGCAGTCTTATCCTATTCTCCCCAGAAGCAGGCTGGTTTTGGGGGGCCTGGACCCGACTGGCAGGGGACAGGCAATGAGGCTTTTCGGTCTCTGGTTGGCATTCAGCTGTGCAAGTAGAGGATTTGGCCTCACTGCTAACAAGTGGTGCAGAAGGGATGAAAGGTTCTGCACTTGAAGGCCTTGCATCTTTGGGAAATACTGACTGAGCATCCTCAGCGACAAGGTCGTTGAGGGTGTCAGAGTCAAGGGGAGAATTACAAGACAGATGAAGATCATCTGCAAGGGACAGAGATGAAACCACCCCTTCATGGCAAGTGAGAAGGCTGGAGCTCAGCTCGACATCTAGAGGTGGGGAGTCATCCATCTCATTTTCCAGAAACTGGCTAGCCTCTATCCCCATTTCCACCTCAACGTCCGATTCTGAGTTTGGAGATGTAGTGGGATCCAAGGAGGGGTTAAGGGGAAGAAGGGGCTCCGTGGAATCCACTTCCCCTTCCACATCCCCAGTGAGGTCTTTTGGTTTAGGAATAGTGTGGGAAGGCGGAAGTTTAACTACTTCCTCCCCATCATTAAGGAGGAGCATACCAATGCGGCGAGAGAAGGAACGGACTGTGGCTAGAAACAGGAAAACCAGAGGTTAGTACCAGTTTAAGAGAAGCTACTACAAGCAAGAAATATTCATAAAACCAGGCAGAACATTAAGTCAGCAAAGTTCCATATAAAAGTAGCAGAATCCCACCCCTACCTCTCACCACGTCCTTCATCGGCGTGCGGGAGATTCCCGGGGAGGGTGAACGGGGGTCACTTATGGGAGCAGGACGCCCACACGCGACCTCAACGGGACCTTGCGACGCAACGCCCACCTGTGGCGGACAGATGTTACGCACTTCAAAATCAACTTCGACAGATAAACGGCAGTGATACAGGTTAACAAGATGCGCACTAACCTGTATGGGTGTACGGTCGATGCCAGTGGTGGGAGATCGGGGGTCGACAAGGCGGCAGACTCGCTCGTTCCTCACTCGCCCACAGGGCTCCGGCTTTGAGGGGGTCACTGCAGTCTTACTGTTTCTGGTACCCATGTTTTCACCGACAAATCTTCAAAAACCAAAGAGCTGTTTTGTGGAAaatggctttggataaaataCAACGCACAGCAGTGTCTTACACAACCATTTAAAACGAAATCTAGCTGAAAACGCTCCCCGTTTATGCTGTTACTCAGTCTGAAAACGGTCGTGTTCACGGTAAAAACAAATTGTCGTATTTTGTTATTCTCAAGCGAAATCATATACGCTATCACGTGGCTTGCTAAACCACTACGAATTTAGTTAACCATCCAACCACGCAACCCCATGATCAAAAACAGACTAACGTAGTCATTAACTAGCCATAGTGATAGCCATTTAGTTATGCTTCTACCAGCTAGATTAACTGTACAACTGGTAATAAGTTCTTTAACATATTTCCCCGACACGCTTCCTCCGTAGATCTTTCGTTTTTGCTTACCTTATCGCACAGATGCACTTTTGATAGCACACGTGCTAAACTCCTTATATATTTAGGAATCGTCGCTTCTCAGGGCAGTTTAATCCTTGTTATATGCGACCAATATTTAAATGTGCTGCAGCGTGCTTCCAGCGATTTTCAAACCAGCCAATCGGCGAGCTCCTCCAGGATGGCATGCGAGGCGCTGATTGGCCATCGCTGGACGACGCTACGCTGGCAGGACCTGCCGCCGACgtttgaaaaacatttttttttggtagtAAATAGGCGTACCTGCGTTATGCCCCACCCGTTTAAAATGCAATTTCTGCACACCCTTAACCACCACTTGTACTTCCCAACTGACGTTAGACTTTGAGACATACAATTTTGGTCCAGAAGAATGTTATATTGTAGTGACCAATTGCTGTAATTTATATGTAACAAATaacatatgtacacacacacatacacacagggtTACCAGCTTTGGTTCTTCATAAAGGAATAATATATTTGcagggctgtcaactttggtcagccggttggcgtgagattttcgatttcagacaagtccgcacatgcatttacacctttgtgacagttttattcccttgtaaatggtctgtagggtttgcaaattaccccaacgcttttgctgcagctaattttaggtttataatgtaataatataaatttgctgtccgaaagcgtgagtgtcacgccagatgcgtgagagttggcagccctgcatttgccataagatttcttacGTGAGtttgagagtctgaaagcatgagtatcacaccagatgcgtgagagctggcaactGTTGGAatacgccgtctccaccgggtccgtggatgagaagagattcacagctgacacggggagaagttgcaaatcaccggtttattctcttgactgattataatcagggagcgaccatctgacatacattcatcATGTACAGGAGggggctctgccatatgtatgagctgtatcccttttaaagtcctttgggcatctccccccctctctcggtaccttccatctacgtgacaaccacatgtttgacatttgctctacTTAGTCAGTTAGTAGGCCTACTTGTCCTTGTGGAAGGCTACAGATACGTAAGGGCCGCTGGCATTTTCAGTCGCTCCCTCTATCGGCCCCGATTAGGTAACCTTGCCCTgccggcgccagtcagttctcgtttcagttaactgcattttttagaatgaaccccccccttttcatcatgccctgctttaagctatattctccttttcctctattcattgtatgttctttataattctattgaatcccacacaACCCTGTATATAAAACAAATGGTATAAACCTGTTACAGACATGATTTCAAAGCTTTATTGCTTTAGATCACAGACACCATTACAGCCAACTTTACTGTTGTTAAAACAATAGCACACAATTGTGGTACAGTACAATTAATGTATAGAAGCATTTACAAATTATTTTACATCATCGGCGATGCCTGGATAAGGATGAACACAAAGTGTGGCCTGCTCCTTATTCCCTTCTGGTCGTAGTGTTTCAGCAGGCACTGTACTGTTGCCATTGGCACTTACCCATATCCTTTTCCACATCCTCATCCAAAGTGAACTGCTTTCCTAGCTATCCAAGTATATGAATAAGGACAAACTATGTGCTAAACTGAATAAAGAGCTAAAGTGGACAATGCTGCATACTTGACCCCATGTGCCCTAAAGTCGTTCATTTTTATTGGACAGAGGTGATGTAAGGCAGCATTAAATAGTCGCCCCTGTGCATGAAAAATGGAGAACCTCGTACTGGTAGCTAAGTTCAGCCAGACAGCATGTCTGCTAGTTCTGTCCATCACTCAGCCTAAGTCACTATATCATATATTTCCATGTGCTGTTGTAGCTCAGTGTTCCATTCTGCCCCCTGCCTGCTCACCGTCACCCTCTCTAATGCCTGCCAGTCACTCCCACTCCTAAACAGCGATCCCCCCTTTCTTTTATAGTGCATTCACACGcgatgtcccccctcccccccagcagcTCATCTCAGTCTGGCCCAGCCTCTCCCTCCCCTTCTTGTCGTGCAAAGTGGGCCAGCAGCGTGTCCAGGTCGCGGCGGTCAGCCGCGGCGTACAGCGAACTCTCTCCCATCATGCTCAGCGCCATGCGCAGTGTGGACCAGATGTTGTCTGACATGGCGactgccgctctgcctccccTGGTGTCGCCGTCGCCGGCCGCCTGTCTCTGAAGAGATAAGGCCTCCAGGAAGTGCTCCACTGCCTCTCTGCATGGGACAGGGCggaaacattaataaataagCTAATCACTCCGAGCGAGCCGATATCAACCCAGCTATATCCACACCTGTCCATCATATTGTCTTCTAATATTTAATCAGGACACTATAAACACCAGGCAACATccatcttattatttttctatttttatttagcagacacttttatccaaagcaacttacatttttgagaaggcagtccctggagcaatgatacaacaataaacagacacaacaataaacaacaATGAACCCACTCAGCCAACAACAGGATTTGAGCCGGCGAGCTTCCAATcacctgagccacacactgcaccCCCATCATCCATAACCTCTTATTCCAGCACCGGGTTATGGGCCCAGTGTCTATCCTAGCAACCGGGTTATGGGCCCAGTGTCTATCCTAGCAACCGGGTTATGGGCCCAGTGTCTATCCTAGCAACCGGGTTATGTGCCCAGTGTCTATCCCAGCACCGGGTTATGGGCCCAGAGTCTATCCCAGCACCAGATTATGGGCCTGAAGCCTATTTCAGCACCGGGTtatgggcctggagcctatccctggAAACCCTACGTATAAGGCATGGGATGCCCTGGATTGGATGCCAGTCTGTTGCAGGGCATGCACTAAATACtcaaatgtatttaaataatatttaaatctaATTTGTAAGACTATACATTATCTGGATACCCTACTGTCTCTGGAAGAGAAGGTAAAGCTTTGGCTAATAACTAAtttgaaatataataatttCCTTAGTCATCAGTGTGCCCTATGATAATAATGATGCAATTTATCAACTGATATCTCACCTGTGAGCCCCCAGGTTGACGCAGCTTATGCCCAGATTGTATCGACTGCGGACGAAGCCCGGTTGCAATTCCAGAGCTCTCCTGTAGGCGGCGACAGCCTCTTCTGAGCGGCTCCCATTTGCGAGGGTAGCACCAAGCTTATTCCACAGAAGGTAATCCTGGTGCCGGGAAAGTGAGGAGCAACACAAAACTGGCAAGTCAGTCAGCTGTCGAACACCTAAACACGAATAAAAAGGACGGAGACGGCAAGGGGGGGTCACCTGTGGGGTGACAGAGAGGGCAGCACTGAAGCAGTCCACGGCCTTGTCGTACTCTCCACTCAGGTTGAACAAGACGCCCAGGCCGCACTGGAGTTGTGGGTCAACGTGGGTTGGGTCAGAGGTGGCCGCGTTCAAGAACAGGGACTGCACCTCCATGAAAAGGGACCTGGGAGGAAGGCGAGGCGGGTGGAACACTCCTGAGCACTGGAGGATTCCTTAGGATTCAGCGCCGTACTGCAGGATGCTGACTATTCAGTAAGTCTTACTGGGACATGTGACCAGCTGGGGCTTGCCATCACAGCGAATGAGCTGCAAAGAGCTCTCTAAGCCCAGGCCTTCTGCAGCCTGAGAGGTGACCCATGCCCCACGCTCCCCCTTTGGCCTCCTGCATCTTATAATGGAGGCTGAATGTCTCTGCTTAGCCACACATCATAATAAAGTTTTGCTCAATCAGACTCCCAAGGCAACCGCATGAGCAAAAGCTAAATCCATCCAAACACTCTGAGGATCAAAGCCAAAAATTCAGGAGACTCCTCACTGCTTAGGGGTTAGaccacctaatgtagctgtgtgatgtcatttcctgacTAAGAGACACCCCTTCCCCAGAGACAACGGGAGGCGGGAGGGTACTCACACACGTATCAGATATATCTAGACAGTAACAGCAGAGTCAGACTCACTCCGGCAGCAATGATCCAAATCGTTCCCTTTCCTTCTCTCTTTCCCTGACTCCCTCCTTTTCCTGCTCCTGTTCATGTTGCTCTAGGATTGGCCGGTACTTGGGATTGTGCCTCAGCCAATCGCGTAGCGTCTCGCAGGCCTGCCTGTGCAGCGTTTCGTTGGTAAAGCTGACGGCCAGGGCCATCAAGGCCGTCAGATTGTCATTCTTCAGCTCTATGCAtctaaaaaattaaaaatcagcaCAGTTTGAACTGAGTCATAGGCATGTGAATGGTTTGGTGACGCATAAAGTCAGTAAAAAGCCTGTTAAATATGTATGCAAACACTCTGTAAACACCCAAAACGTGTGAGCAACAGGACAGACACACCCTGCTAACTCCACATTCACAGCTTAAGACTGAGATTCATATGTAGATCTCTCAGTATCACAAATGAAATTAAGCTTGATGAGAATTTTTCAGTTAAAATGTGCCGTTCTACATGTT from Paramormyrops kingsleyae isolate MSU_618 chromosome 9, PKINGS_0.4, whole genome shotgun sequence carries:
- the cdca3 gene encoding cell division cycle-associated protein 3, yielding MGTRNSKTAVTPSKPEPCGRVRNERVCRLVDPRSPTTGIDRTPIQVGVASQGPVEVACGRPAPISDPRSPSPGISRTPMKDVVRATVRSFSRRIGMLLLNDGEEVVKLPPSHTIPKPKDLTGDVEGEVDSTEPLLPLNPSLDPTTSPNSESDVEVEMGIEASQFLENEMDDSPPLDVELSSSLLTCHEGVVSSLSLADDLHLSCNSPLDSDTLNDLVAEDAQSVFPKDARPSSAEPFIPSAPLVSSEAKSSTCTAECQPETEKPHCLSPASRVQAPQNQPASGENRIRLPVFNTQSPSQVVFKPQWLGVGFGVAGVRARGLQSRGRSGASPLSLRNGQNPGSENRGQMTKQKQRERCGKGLGVEGRSPLQILKENNSTRDHASQMKVKMTTPDRPRRILSVSVDKENQ